The following coding sequences lie in one Eubacterium ventriosum genomic window:
- the pcrA gene encoding DNA helicase PcrA, giving the protein MNNIYETLNDMQQLAVYHTEGPLLILAGAGSGKTRVLTHRIAYLIEEKHVQPYNIMAITFTNKAAGEMRERVNKIVGFGAEQVWVSTFHSACVRILRRYIDRIGYSNDFTIYDTEDQKKLLKDVIKNLNLDPKMYKENAVLGKISDFKNKLVTTGEVAQMAQSDFKLLNLSKIYNNYQEALKKNNALDFDDLIMKTVHLFRKCPEVLESYQERLKYIMVDEYQDTNGAQFAFIKLLASKYQNLCVVGDDDQSIYKFRGADISNILQFEKNFNNARVVKLEQNYRSTKTILDAANEVIHNNKGRKDKTLWSDNEQGEKIDLYQAEDAYAEADMVASTIKENVDFGRADYSDYAILYRTNAQSRALEEKLLLRNIPYKIIGGQNFYQRKEIKDVLAYLRIICNATDDIAVERIINVPKRGIGATTVTKAKDFARAYGFNLYESLLEVENIPGLERAATKVRKFTDLIENFKDQQQSMSLKELVNEVLNETGYVAELAAENTDEANGRIENIDELITKVTEYEENTDNPSLAEFLEEVALVSEIDNLDEDSSYVVLMTVHSAKGLEFPNVFLCGMEDGLFPGYMSIMSDDPEELEEERRLCYVAITRAMKHLTISYAKRRMVRGETQYNIISRFVKEIPMSLVNSKNVTDRVAAGFEKKPSFSGFGGYEGSLNHGGSGYMGSSYGGSRNFAANEHKNAYRAMAKKPAYGNPSTKPGFGKQFVVTKADIDYGVGDRVHHIKFGDGTVLGVEDGPRDYQVTVEFDTAGQKVMMASFAKLKKL; this is encoded by the coding sequence ATGAATAATATATACGAAACATTAAATGATATGCAGCAGTTGGCAGTTTATCATACGGAAGGACCATTGCTTATATTGGCAGGTGCAGGGTCCGGAAAGACCAGGGTGCTGACTCATAGAATTGCATATTTAATAGAAGAAAAACACGTTCAGCCATACAATATTATGGCGATAACTTTTACAAACAAAGCGGCAGGTGAAATGCGTGAGCGTGTAAATAAGATTGTTGGTTTTGGCGCGGAACAGGTTTGGGTAAGTACTTTTCACTCAGCCTGCGTAAGAATTTTAAGACGATATATTGACAGAATAGGATATAGTAACGATTTTACTATTTACGATACAGAAGACCAGAAGAAACTTTTAAAGGACGTAATCAAGAATCTTAATCTTGATCCAAAGATGTATAAGGAGAATGCAGTTCTTGGGAAAATATCTGATTTCAAAAACAAGCTTGTAACAACAGGCGAGGTTGCCCAGATGGCACAGTCAGATTTTAAATTGCTTAATCTTTCAAAAATTTACAATAATTATCAGGAAGCTTTGAAGAAGAATAACGCGTTGGATTTTGATGACCTTATAATGAAAACAGTTCATTTGTTCAGAAAATGTCCTGAAGTTTTGGAAAGTTATCAGGAAAGATTAAAGTACATTATGGTTGACGAGTATCAGGATACTAACGGAGCTCAGTTTGCTTTTATTAAACTGTTGGCTTCTAAATATCAGAACCTTTGCGTAGTAGGTGATGATGACCAGTCAATTTACAAATTTAGAGGTGCGGATATTTCCAATATTCTTCAGTTTGAGAAAAACTTTAACAATGCAAGGGTAGTTAAGCTGGAGCAGAATTACCGTTCAACAAAGACTATTCTTGATGCGGCAAATGAAGTTATTCACAACAATAAAGGTAGAAAAGACAAGACACTTTGGAGTGACAATGAACAGGGTGAAAAAATAGATTTGTATCAGGCTGAAGACGCTTACGCAGAGGCAGATATGGTAGCCTCAACAATTAAGGAAAATGTGGATTTTGGAAGGGCAGATTATAGTGATTACGCGATTTTGTACAGAACAAATGCCCAATCCAGAGCATTGGAAGAAAAATTATTGCTTAGAAATATTCCTTACAAAATCATTGGCGGACAGAACTTCTATCAGAGAAAAGAAATCAAAGACGTTTTGGCATACCTTAGAATTATCTGCAATGCAACAGATGACATAGCTGTAGAAAGAATTATAAACGTGCCAAAGAGAGGCATTGGTGCGACTACAGTTACTAAGGCTAAGGATTTTGCAAGAGCTTACGGTTTTAATTTGTATGAGTCATTGCTTGAAGTTGAAAACATTCCGGGGCTTGAAAGAGCAGCAACAAAGGTAAGAAAATTCACTGATTTAATTGAGAATTTCAAAGACCAGCAACAGAGTATGTCTTTGAAAGAGTTAGTTAACGAAGTGTTAAACGAGACAGGATATGTGGCAGAACTTGCAGCAGAAAACACAGATGAAGCCAATGGCAGAATCGAAAATATCGATGAATTAATAACAAAAGTAACTGAATACGAGGAGAATACAGACAATCCAAGTCTTGCAGAATTTTTGGAAGAAGTTGCTTTGGTTTCAGAAATTGATAACTTAGATGAAGACAGCAGTTATGTTGTTTTAATGACAGTTCACAGTGCAAAGGGACTTGAATTTCCTAATGTTTTTCTTTGCGGAATGGAAGACGGATTATTCCCGGGATACATGAGCATTATGTCAGATGATCCGGAAGAACTGGAAGAGGAAAGAAGACTCTGCTATGTTGCAATAACAAGAGCAATGAAGCATCTAACAATAAGCTACGCAAAGCGTAGAATGGTAAGAGGGGAGACTCAGTACAATATTATTTCAAGATTTGTAAAAGAGATTCCAATGAGCCTTGTAAACAGCAAAAATGTAACGGATAGAGTTGCAGCAGGTTTTGAGAAGAAACCATCTTTTAGTGGTTTCGGTGGCTATGAAGGCTCCTTAAATCATGGTGGCTCAGGCTATATGGGTTCATCTTACGGCGGTTCAAGAAATTTTGCTGCAAATGAACACAAAAACGCTTATAGAGCAATGGCAAAGAAGCCTGCATATGGCAATCCGTCAACTAAGCCGGGCTTTGGAAAGCAGTTTGTTGTAACAAAGGCAGACATTGATTATGGCGTTGGTGACAGAGTTCATCATATAAAATTTGGCGACGGAACAGTGCTTGGCGTGGAGGACGGACCAAGAGATTATCAGGTAACAGTTGAGTTTGACACAGCAGGTCAAAAAGTTATGATGGCATCTTTTGCAAAACTTAAAAAATTGTAG
- a CDS encoding DUF1836 domain-containing protein, producing the protein MQSEDLINQVLEEIESFNIDDIPNIDLYMDQVTTYLNGKFNTSKRHDDDKLLTKTMINNYAKSRLLPPPEKKKYSKDHMIILILIFFFKNVISINDIQTIVTPLLKDYYNNDNINNSLEDVTNAFLNRVQKSDLIEPLIKEFKNSQNIFGDLESSDRESIETIGLIATLSYDMYIRKRLIEKLIDSLPSSKGDTGKDKK; encoded by the coding sequence ATGCAATCAGAAGATTTAATTAACCAGGTTTTAGAAGAAATAGAATCATTTAACATTGATGATATTCCTAACATAGATTTATATATGGATCAGGTAACAACATATCTTAATGGAAAATTCAACACATCCAAGAGACATGATGATGACAAGCTTTTGACAAAGACAATGATTAACAACTATGCTAAAAGCCGCCTGTTGCCTCCTCCTGAAAAAAAGAAATACTCAAAAGATCACATGATTATCTTAATCTTAATCTTTTTCTTTAAGAATGTTATATCTATAAACGATATCCAAACTATTGTAACTCCACTTCTAAAGGATTATTACAATAATGATAATATCAATAATTCATTAGAAGATGTAACTAATGCATTCTTAAATCGCGTTCAAAAAAGCGACCTTATTGAGCCTTTGATTAAAGAATTTAAAAATTCTCAGAACATTTTTGGTGACTTAGAAAGCTCTGACCGTGAATCAATTGAAACAATTGGGCTAATTGCCACATTAAGCTACGATATGTATATTAGAAAAAGACTTATTGAGAAGCTTATTGATTCTTTGCCTAGTTCAAAGGGTGATACTGGCAAAGATAAGAAATAA
- a CDS encoding Ig-like domain-containing protein — translation MNTKISVVIVMVIMLFICSQGNIVNAETVKIDTNRFKTVVIEKGKSAKLCNLSMKKIKWKSTNKKVATVNKKGLVKAKKIGKAKITLKDQYGKRKTINVQVKKKLKKATNKNVTVKVVEGNKDYVKLELNNKSDQCIFVAYPYYLIVKNGEKKEYVSKKEILNSMRPPISLAPGSKVRIGVSLTNYNMIEGLTYKIECEVFTNLQEIGIADYEITTTFCYK, via the coding sequence ATGAACACAAAAATAAGCGTTGTGATAGTAATGGTGATTATGTTATTTATTTGCAGTCAGGGAAATATTGTTAATGCAGAAACCGTAAAAATTGATACAAACCGATTTAAAACTGTTGTTATTGAAAAGGGTAAAAGTGCAAAATTATGCAATTTGTCAATGAAAAAAATAAAATGGAAAAGCACTAATAAGAAAGTAGCAACTGTTAATAAAAAAGGATTAGTTAAAGCTAAAAAGATTGGCAAGGCAAAGATAACATTAAAGGATCAATATGGTAAGAGAAAGACTATAAATGTGCAGGTGAAAAAGAAATTAAAAAAAGCTACTAATAAGAATGTTACAGTCAAGGTTGTAGAAGGTAATAAAGATTATGTAAAGCTTGAATTAAATAATAAGTCAGACCAATGTATTTTTGTGGCATATCCATACTATTTAATTGTCAAGAATGGTGAGAAGAAAGAGTATGTAAGCAAAAAAGAAATTCTTAATTCTATGAGACCACCGATAAGTTTAGCACCAGGAAGTAAAGTGCGAATAGGAGTAAGTCTTACTAATTATAATATGATTGAAGGATTAACATATAAGATAGAATGTGAAGTGTTTACTAATCTACAGGAAATCGGAATAGCGGATTATGAAATAACCACAACATTTTGTTATAAGTAG
- a CDS encoding YerC/YecD family TrpR-related protein — translation MSKKIRNTEVDHLFDAILTLENKEECYTFFEDVCTVNELLSISQRYEVAKMLREGKTYLDISNATGASTATISRVNRSLNYGNDGYDMVLERVLKKDE, via the coding sequence ATGAGTAAAAAAATTAGAAATACAGAAGTTGATCATCTTTTTGATGCAATATTAACATTAGAGAATAAGGAAGAGTGCTATACATTTTTTGAAGATGTTTGTACAGTAAACGAGTTGCTTTCTATTTCACAGAGATATGAAGTAGCCAAAATGTTAAGAGAAGGAAAGACTTATCTTGACATATCTAATGCCACAGGTGCATCAACAGCGACAATAAGCAGAGTCAACCGTTCACTTAATTATGGAAATGACGGGTATGATATGGTACTTGAAAGAGTATTAAAGAAAGATGAATAA
- the hslO gene encoding Hsp33 family molecular chaperone HslO, whose translation MVRATAANSQIRAFAITSREMVETARQHHNTSPVATAALGRLLTGGAMMGVMMKGDKDILTIMMKGDGPINGVTVTADSHGNVKGYVGNPNVLIPANYAGKLDVGAAIGYGTLTVIKDMGLKEPYSSQVPLGTSEVAEDLTYYFATSEQVPSAVGLGVLMSKDNTVKQAGGFIVQLMPFADEETIQALEDRISKITSVTDMLEKGMTPEDILKEVMGDMDVEFTDKIDTQFKCTCSKEKIVKALAGLSNKELDEIINDGKAIEVKCDFCNTTYKFSVEELKTLRKKY comes from the coding sequence ATAGTAAGAGCAACAGCAGCAAATAGTCAGATTAGAGCATTTGCAATTACATCAAGAGAGATGGTTGAAACAGCAAGACAGCATCATAATACAAGTCCTGTAGCAACAGCAGCTTTAGGTCGTTTGCTTACAGGTGGAGCAATGATGGGCGTTATGATGAAGGGCGACAAGGATATTTTGACAATTATGATGAAGGGGGACGGACCTATTAACGGAGTAACAGTTACAGCAGATTCACACGGAAACGTAAAGGGATATGTTGGAAATCCTAACGTGCTTATTCCTGCCAACTATGCAGGCAAGTTAGATGTAGGCGCGGCAATCGGTTACGGAACATTAACAGTTATTAAGGATATGGGACTTAAAGAGCCTTATTCAAGTCAGGTTCCACTTGGAACAAGTGAAGTTGCAGAAGATTTGACTTATTATTTTGCAACATCAGAGCAGGTTCCTTCAGCAGTAGGCCTTGGGGTGCTTATGTCAAAAGACAATACAGTAAAACAGGCAGGCGGATTTATAGTACAGTTAATGCCTTTTGCAGACGAAGAAACAATTCAGGCATTAGAGGATAGAATCAGCAAAATTACATCAGTTACAGATATGCTTGAAAAAGGTATGACACCTGAAGATATTCTTAAAGAAGTAATGGGCGACATGGATGTTGAGTTTACAGACAAAATCGATACACAGTTTAAGTGTACATGTAGCAAGGAAAAAATTGTAAAGGCACTTGCAGGATTAAGCAACAAAGAATTAGACGAAATAATTAATGATGGCAAGGCAATCGAAGTAAAATGTGATTTCTGTAACACAACATACAAGTTTAGTGTTGAAGAATTAAAAACATTAAGAAAAAAATACTAG
- a CDS encoding class I SAM-dependent DNA methyltransferase — MEAYTGFAQVYDKFMDNIEYDKWCEYLVSILKEYGVNYGIVLDLGCGTGNITELLADKGYDMIGVDYSQEMLNMAIEKRKNDGILYLCQDMRELDLYGTVAAVVSLCDSINYITEFEDLVTTFKLVNNYLDPGGIFVFDLKTIELYRSIGESVIAEDREDCSFIWDNYFDEKDCINEYMLSIFVKGDDNRYDKFSEEHYQRAYTVEEIKEALNLAGLEFVTVYDAFTRNEPNSESERIYVVARECQKNQVSK; from the coding sequence ATGGAAGCATATACGGGTTTTGCACAGGTTTATGATAAGTTTATGGACAATATTGAATATGATAAATGGTGCGAATATTTGGTTAGCATTTTAAAAGAATATGGTGTCAATTATGGTATTGTGTTAGACTTGGGCTGTGGAACGGGCAATATTACGGAACTGTTGGCAGACAAGGGCTACGATATGATTGGCGTGGATTACTCCCAGGAAATGCTTAATATGGCAATTGAAAAAAGAAAAAACGACGGTATATTGTATTTGTGCCAGGATATGCGTGAACTGGATTTGTATGGAACGGTGGCGGCAGTAGTAAGCCTTTGTGATTCAATTAATTATATTACGGAATTCGAAGATTTAGTTACAACTTTTAAGTTGGTTAACAATTATCTTGATCCGGGTGGAATTTTTGTTTTTGATTTAAAAACAATAGAGTTATACAGAAGTATTGGCGAATCAGTAATTGCCGAGGACAGAGAAGACTGCAGTTTTATTTGGGACAATTATTTTGATGAGAAAGATTGTATAAATGAATATATGCTTTCTATTTTTGTTAAAGGTGATGACAATAGATATGATAAATTTAGTGAGGAGCATTATCAGAGAGCTTATACAGTTGAAGAAATCAAAGAAGCTTTGAATCTTGCAGGACTTGAGTTCGTAACTGTTTATGATGCATTTACAAGAAATGAACCTAATAGCGAAAGCGAAAGAATATATGTTGTGGCAAGAGAATGTCAGAAAAATCAAGTTTCGAAATAA
- a CDS encoding DUF6709 family protein has protein sequence MINITGEIRNLSAKRLIIPTITFVLMILSLMIFPFFKVFNPEPISNIYNVRLSDKYVKVTAKTLHYSSYNLIKFGNKKYGYYYALNDNQCVFVILPVGSTPKKTLTNYSFKGKVIKPNSSYKEMLDAFSKDLNWDSQSLSKITGECLISNANYHPIKYMIFMWFVIVIMLISLKNIVEAIMGIVNPYLYPVCTFLNKQLGKEYIDDAESELSFGNYIQINSIYITENYCIDLGKNKISIIPLNDIVWCYRLGNISLNPKSEEPTFSLHFTLIDGSTILFKKKTSDEALEAINAIRATEYNIIIGHSESKKKAAKAVINSYKQK, from the coding sequence ATGATAAATATTACTGGTGAAATCCGTAATTTATCCGCCAAAAGGCTAATCATTCCAACGATAACTTTTGTTCTTATGATTTTATCGTTAATGATTTTTCCTTTTTTTAAAGTGTTTAATCCCGAACCCATATCAAACATATATAATGTAAGACTTTCTGACAAATACGTAAAAGTAACTGCCAAAACCCTACATTACTCAAGTTACAATCTTATAAAATTTGGCAATAAGAAATACGGATATTATTATGCACTAAATGACAATCAATGTGTTTTTGTGATTCTTCCTGTAGGTAGCACACCTAAAAAAACATTAACAAATTACAGTTTTAAGGGCAAAGTTATAAAGCCCAACAGTTCTTACAAGGAGATGCTTGATGCATTCTCAAAAGACTTAAACTGGGATTCTCAATCCCTTTCAAAAATCACAGGTGAGTGTTTAATTAGCAATGCTAATTACCACCCTATTAAATATATGATTTTTATGTGGTTTGTTATAGTTATTATGCTGATTTCATTAAAGAATATAGTCGAAGCAATTATGGGAATAGTTAATCCATATCTTTACCCTGTTTGCACTTTTTTAAACAAACAGCTTGGAAAAGAATATATTGACGATGCCGAGTCAGAACTTAGTTTTGGTAATTACATACAGATTAACTCGATTTATATAACTGAAAACTATTGCATAGACCTTGGAAAAAACAAGATTTCCATAATCCCCCTTAACGACATTGTGTGGTGTTACCGATTGGGAAATATTAGTCTTAATCCTAAAAGCGAAGAACCGACTTTTTCACTTCACTTTACATTAATAGATGGCTCCACAATTCTTTTTAAGAAAAAAACAAGCGACGAGGCTTTGGAAGCAATTAATGCCATCCGTGCAACAGAATACAATATTATAATCGGCCATTCGGAATCAAAGAAAAAAGCTGCAAAGGCAGTTATAAATAGTTATAAACAAAAATAG
- a CDS encoding SEC-C metal-binding domain-containing protein, producing MANDYLLKTWREIAYNQEQTQEQYNQFWGAYFVQEKEVYKDILGHPDVVVKGTVEELAKKYNMEVLTMVGFLDGINESLKVENPIEELEDTTEVSLEYDPEKLYKNMVDAKADWLYNLEEWDNLLTPERRKELYKEQKLSGTVIKEKKVGRNDPCPCGSGKKYKYCCGR from the coding sequence ATGGCAAACGATTATTTATTAAAGACATGGCGTGAAATCGCTTATAATCAGGAACAGACACAGGAGCAGTACAATCAGTTCTGGGGTGCTTATTTCGTACAGGAGAAGGAAGTATACAAAGATATCCTTGGACATCCTGACGTAGTAGTAAAGGGAACAGTTGAAGAACTTGCAAAGAAATACAATATGGAAGTTCTTACAATGGTAGGTTTCCTTGATGGAATCAACGAAAGCTTAAAGGTTGAGAATCCAATAGAAGAATTAGAAGATACAACAGAAGTTAGCTTAGAATATGATCCTGAAAAGTTATACAAGAACATGGTTGATGCTAAGGCAGACTGGCTTTATAACTTAGAAGAATGGGACAACCTTTTAACACCTGAAAGAAGAAAGGAACTTTACAAAGAACAGAAACTTTCAGGAACAGTTATAAAGGAAAAGAAAGTTGGAAGAAACGATCCTTGCCCATGTGGTTCAGGAAAGAAATATAAATATTGTTGTGGAAGATAG
- a CDS encoding adenylosuccinate synthase, producing the protein MVRAIVGANWGDEGKGKITDMLGEKSDIIVRFQGGSNAGHTIINEYGKFALHLLPSGVFYQHTTCIIGNGVALNIPYLQKEIDSIVSQGVPKPNILVSDRAQILMPYHIDFDAYEEERLGGKAFGSTKSGIAPFYSDKYAKIGFQVSELFDEDTLKEKVARVVEQKNIMLEHMYHKPLINADELLETLHEYRDIVKPYVCDTALYLNNAIKEGKTVLLEGQLGTLKDPDFGIYPMVTSSSTLAAYGAIGAGIPPYEIKDIITVVKAYSSAVGAGEFVSEIFGDEADELRRRGGDGGEFGATTGRPRRMGWFDCVASRYGVRMQGATEVALTVLDVLGYLDEIPVCVGYEIDGEVVKDFPVTAKLKKAKPVYEVLPGWKEEIRGIKEYDKLPENCRKYIEFIEKELGVPVKMVSNGPGRHEIIYR; encoded by the coding sequence ATGGTTAGAGCGATTGTTGGTGCTAACTGGGGCGACGAAGGAAAAGGTAAGATTACAGATATGCTTGGCGAAAAGTCAGACATTATCGTAAGATTCCAGGGAGGAAGTAATGCCGGACATACTATTATTAATGAATATGGTAAGTTTGCACTTCATTTACTTCCATCAGGAGTATTCTATCAGCATACTACATGTATTATAGGAAATGGTGTGGCACTGAACATTCCATATCTTCAGAAGGAGATTGATAGTATTGTATCACAGGGAGTGCCAAAGCCAAATATTTTAGTATCAGATAGAGCACAGATTCTTATGCCATATCACATTGATTTTGATGCATATGAAGAAGAAAGACTTGGCGGAAAGGCATTTGGCTCAACAAAGTCAGGTATTGCTCCTTTCTATTCAGATAAATATGCAAAGATTGGATTCCAGGTATCAGAATTATTTGATGAAGATACATTAAAGGAAAAAGTGGCAAGAGTAGTAGAACAGAAGAACATTATGTTAGAGCATATGTATCATAAGCCACTTATCAATGCTGATGAATTATTAGAAACATTACATGAATACAGAGATATTGTAAAACCTTACGTTTGCGATACAGCATTATACTTAAACAATGCAATTAAAGAAGGAAAGACAGTACTTCTTGAAGGACAGTTAGGAACATTAAAAGATCCTGATTTCGGTATTTACCCAATGGTAACATCTTCATCAACACTAGCAGCATACGGTGCAATTGGTGCAGGAATACCACCATATGAAATCAAGGACATCATCACAGTAGTAAAAGCATACTCAAGTGCAGTTGGAGCTGGAGAATTCGTAAGTGAAATCTTTGGAGACGAAGCGGATGAACTTAGAAGACGTGGTGGCGACGGTGGAGAATTTGGAGCCACAACAGGACGTCCTCGTAGAATGGGATGGTTCGATTGCGTAGCTTCACGTTACGGAGTAAGAATGCAGGGAGCTACAGAAGTAGCACTTACAGTATTAGACGTACTTGGATACTTAGATGAAATTCCAGTATGTGTAGGATATGAAATCGATGGCGAAGTAGTAAAAGACTTCCCAGTAACAGCAAAACTCAAAAAAGCAAAACCAGTATACGAAGTACTTCCAGGATGGAAAGAAGAAATACGTGGAATCAAAGAATACGACAAACTTCCTGAAAACTGTCGTAAATACATCGAATTCATCGAAAAAGAACTTGGCGTACCAGTAAAAATGGTAAGTAACGGACCAGGAAGACATGAAATCATATACAGATAG
- a CDS encoding sulfide/dihydroorotate dehydrogenase-like FAD/NAD-binding protein: MYKILRRKQLNDTVVRLDVEAPFIAKKAKAGQFIILRIDERGERMPLTIADTNAEEGSVSIIFQIVGQTTMLLSQMNEGDCLLDFVGPLGAATEFGHIKKACVIGGGVGNAIAYPSAKALFNMGVDVDVIAGFRSKDIVILEDEYKEVCNRLFITTDDGTYGEKGFVTNKLQDLIDAGNNYDLVIAIGPIPMMKFVSKVTEPYNIKTLVSLNPIMIDGTGMCGGCRVTVGGEIKFACVDGPDFDGHQVDYDELMKRNSTYREFEAHDRENCRMYKAADEMGGAK; the protein is encoded by the coding sequence ATGTACAAGATTTTACGAAGAAAACAACTTAACGACACTGTAGTGCGTTTAGATGTAGAGGCTCCATTTATTGCTAAGAAAGCAAAAGCAGGTCAGTTCATTATTTTAAGAATTGACGAGCGTGGTGAAAGAATGCCTCTTACAATAGCTGATACTAATGCAGAAGAAGGCTCTGTTTCTATTATCTTCCAGATAGTCGGACAGACAACTATGCTTCTTTCTCAGATGAATGAGGGAGATTGTTTATTAGACTTTGTTGGACCACTTGGCGCTGCAACTGAGTTTGGCCACATTAAGAAAGCCTGCGTTATCGGTGGTGGTGTAGGTAATGCCATAGCTTATCCATCTGCAAAAGCTTTATTTAATATGGGCGTTGATGTTGATGTTATCGCCGGTTTCAGAAGCAAGGATATTGTTATTCTTGAAGATGAATATAAAGAAGTTTGTAACAGACTTTTCATTACAACAGATGACGGAACTTACGGAGAGAAAGGTTTTGTAACTAACAAGCTTCAGGATTTAATCGATGCCGGTAACAACTATGATCTTGTTATCGCTATCGGACCTATCCCAATGATGAAATTTGTTTCTAAGGTTACTGAACCTTATAATATTAAGACTTTAGTTTCACTTAACCCTATTATGATTGATGGTACAGGTATGTGTGGCGGATGTCGTGTAACTGTTGGTGGTGAAATTAAGTTTGCTTGCGTTGACGGTCCTGACTTTGACGGTCATCAGGTAGATTATGACGAGCTTATGAAACGTAATTCTACATATAGAGAATTTGAAGCTCACGATAGAGAAAACTGCCGTATGTATAAAGCGGCTGATGAAATGGGAGGTGCCAAATAA
- the gltA gene encoding NADPH-dependent glutamate synthase — translation MPNMSLTKVPMPEQDPNVRNKNFEEVALGYTKEMAMEEATRCINCKNKPCMSGCPVCVRIPEFIAKVAAGEFEEAYKIITSTNGLPAVCGRVCPQENQCEGKCIRGIKGEPVSIGRLERFVADYHMAHSNDDAVKPESNGIKVAVVGAGPAGLTCAGDLAKLGYEVTIFEAFHKAGGVLVYGIPEFRLPKAIVQKEVENLEALGVKVETDMVIGRVLSIDEIMEMGFKAVFIGSGAGLPSFMGIEGEALVGVYSANEYLTRANLMKAYLDDYDTPIIKSKNVAVVGGGNVAMDAARTALRLGAENVYIVYRRGMEELPARGEEVHHAIEEGIIFKTLNNPVKLIGDEDGRVCKMECVEMELGEPDASGRRRPMVIEGSNFQLDVDTVIMSLGTSPNPLIRTTTKGLEANKWGCLVVNEDTLETTRDNVYAGGDAVTGAATVILAMGAGKQAAASIHERLSK, via the coding sequence ATGCCAAACATGTCTTTAACAAAGGTTCCAATGCCTGAGCAGGATCCTAACGTACGTAATAAGAATTTTGAAGAAGTTGCTTTGGGTTATACTAAAGAAATGGCTATGGAAGAAGCAACTCGTTGTATTAACTGTAAGAACAAACCTTGTATGAGTGGTTGTCCTGTATGTGTACGTATACCTGAGTTTATTGCTAAGGTTGCAGCAGGAGAATTTGAAGAAGCTTACAAGATTATCACAAGCACTAATGGTCTTCCTGCTGTTTGCGGACGTGTTTGTCCACAGGAAAATCAGTGTGAAGGAAAATGTATCCGTGGTATCAAGGGCGAACCTGTTTCTATCGGTCGTCTTGAAAGATTCGTAGCTGACTACCATATGGCTCACAGCAATGATGATGCTGTTAAACCTGAATCTAATGGTATTAAAGTTGCAGTTGTTGGTGCAGGTCCTGCAGGGCTTACATGTGCCGGTGACCTTGCAAAACTTGGTTACGAAGTTACTATTTTTGAAGCTTTCCATAAGGCCGGTGGTGTTTTAGTTTATGGTATTCCTGAATTTAGACTTCCTAAGGCTATCGTTCAGAAGGAAGTTGAAAATCTTGAAGCTTTAGGTGTTAAGGTTGAAACTGACATGGTTATCGGTAGAGTTCTTTCTATTGATGAAATCATGGAAATGGGATTCAAGGCTGTATTCATTGGTTCAGGTGCAGGTCTTCCATCATTTATGGGTATTGAAGGCGAAGCTTTAGTTGGTGTTTACTCAGCTAATGAATATTTAACAAGAGCAAACCTTATGAAGGCTTATCTTGATGATTATGATACACCTATTATTAAGAGTAAAAATGTTGCCGTAGTCGGTGGTGGTAACGTAGCTATGGATGCTGCAAGAACTGCTTTAAGACTTGGTGCTGAAAATGTATATATTGTTTACCGTCGTGGTATGGAAGAACTTCCTGCCCGTGGTGAAGAAGTTCATCATGCAATTGAAGAGGGAATTATCTTTAAAACACTTAACAACCCTGTTAAGTTAATCGGAGATGAAGATGGTCGTGTTTGCAAGATGGAATGTGTTGAAATGGAACTTGGCGAACCTGATGCTTCAGGACGTCGTCGTCCAATGGTTATTGAAGGAAGTAACTTCCAGTTAGACGTTGATACAGTTATCATGTCACTTGGTACTTCACCTAACCCACTTATCAGAACTACAACAAAAGGACTTGAAGCTAACAAGTGGGGATGCCTTGTAGTTAATGAAGACACTCTTGAAACAACAAGAGATAATGTTTATGCCGGTGGTGATGCCGTAACAGGTGCCGCTACAGTTATCCTTGCTATGGGTGCAGGAAAACAGGCTGCTGCAAGCATTCATGAAAGATTATCAAAATAA